The sequence below is a genomic window from Flavobacterium lipolyticum.
CTTAATCTAAGAACAAAGCAGCTGTCTAATCTGCGAAAACAAAAAAGACGCAAAGTTTTTTTGCCATGAATCACACGAATTTTACGAATTTCACGGATTTTTCAAACTAACTTTTTTAACTCTCGCAGATTTAGCGGATATAGCTGATTTTTTTCATGCTTAATCTAAGAACAAAGCAGCTGTCTAATCTGCGAAAACAAAAAAGACGCAAAGTTTTTTTGCCACGAATCACACGAATTTCACGGATTTCACGGATTTTTCAAACTAACTTTTTTAACTCTCGCAGATTTGGCAGATATAGCTGATTTTTTTCATACTTAATCTAAGAACAAAGCAGCTGTCTAGTCTGCGAGAACAAAAAAAGACGCAAAGAATAAAACCTTTGCGTCTTTGTAACTTTGTCCCTTTGCACCTATTTTCTAAAACTGGAAGTAAATAAACGGTTGCGAACCGGCAACTGCTGTTGCATAAACGATCCAATACGTGAATCCCAGAATAATTGCTTTTCCGATCAGAGGTGTTTTATCAAAAACTAATTTCATTTTAGAGGTAATAGCTTCCGGCAAGACATGCCAAACGTATCCGAATAGCATCAATAAAAAGACATTTTTGTAACCTATTATGATTGCCTGCCAATGTTCCGGCTCAAAAGTCAACTGACCAATATTATTGATAACCTGAAGTGCTGTTTCAAAATCTCTGGCACGGAAAAATATCCAACAAAAAACAACAAAATGAAAGGTAATGACGATTGAAAAGAATTTCCATAAAAATCCAGAACCTTTACCTTCTTTTTTGGGAGGAAAGAATTCCATGAAAATTTTATGAACGGCTAATGCCAATCCGTGTAAGGCTCCCCAAACAATAAACTGTGCTCCGGCTCCATGCCACAACCCTCCTAACAACATCGTGGTAAACAAATTGAAATTGGTCACCAAGGTTTGGTTTTTCTTTTTTGAAAGTAAAAAGGTCAGACAGAAAAGCACTAATGCTCCAATTGCAATCCCTAGTGGAATGAAACTCTCGTTTATGTTTGAAATTCCCCAAAGCAATAATCCAAAGAAGAATAAACTTGGGAATAAAAACCCTGCGAATGTTCCTTCACGATTTCCACCGATCGAGATATACAAAAAGTCTTTCAGCCAGGTGGATAGTGAAATATGCCATCTTCTCCAGAAATCAGTTATAGAGGTTGACTTATAAGGCGTTCTAAAGTTCGCCGGAAGTTTAAATCCTAATAGCAAAGCGATTCCGATTGCCATATCTGAATATCCTGAAAAATCGCAGTAAATCTGAATCGCATACCCATAAGACGCCATTAAATTTTCAAACGAGGTATAATTCATCGGGGTATCAAAAACACGATCAACGAAATTTATAGAGATGTAATTCGAAATTACCGTTTTCTTAATCAATCCACCTATAATCAAAAACAAAGCGTTGTTTACATCTTCTCTGGTCAGGTTTAATTTCTGATAAATCTGAGGTAAAAAATCCTTTGCTCTAACGATTGGTCCTGCCACCAACTGAGGGAAGAATGAAACGAAGAACAGATATTCGATATAATTTTTGGTTGGTTTAATTTCTTCACGGTAGATTTCGATAATATAACTCATCGACTGGAAGGTATAGAATGAAATTCCAACCGGCAGAAAAATATCGTGCAGTTCATAATTTCCATGAAACATATCATTGAAAGTAACAATCATGAAGTTCATGTATTTGAAATACCCCAACAATCCCAGATTCAGGATTACACTGATCACCAGATAAATTTTCTTTGTACTGTCTTTTGCTTCTCTGTAAATAATCTGACTCAGACCGTAATCAACAACAGACGAAAGTAACAAGAGTAAAAAGTAAATCCCGCTTGACTTGTAATAAAAGAAAAGCGAAAAGAGGATAACGTATGTTAATCTCAAATAAAATGTTTTGCGTAAAAAGGCATACACAAAATAAAAAACCAGAAATAATCCCAGGAACAAACCGGTATTAAACAGTAATTTTTCTTCAGGATTGTATATAAACCAACTTTGAACCTGCTCCGGAGTAATCGCTCCAAAATTCTGAATGAACCAATTATTTATGCTATCTATTGTAATCAACTTAATTCTTTAATTTAAAATTATCGTATGCTTTTAAAAATGCTTCTGCAAACAAGTCCCCTTGTTTTTCATATCCTTTTTTAGAATAATGAACCCAATCCGGGCCAATTAATCCCGAAGACTTTAAACCTCGGATTCCTTCCATCGCTCCCAATTCATCGTATAAATCCCAAACTGCAAAACCATCTGTCTTTGCTATTTCAATAATACTTTTTGCGTAATCGCGAATATAAACATTAGGTCTTCTTGCTTTGAGTAATGAAGGAGGCGGAGTCATCACAAGGATAGAAACCGTACGATTGTGTTCTTTTACATTTTTTATAAAATCTCGCAATTCCTTTATATATGCCGAAGCTTCCATATGATCGTAGCTTTCATTTGTTCCCAACGAAAGAACTATAAGGTCGCTATGCAATGCTTTTAGCTGTTCAAAAAATAACGGATACTTATTATAATCTGAAAACTTGGCTCCATTTACCCCAATGCTGCTGTAAATTAAACCGGGTGTATCTCTTTCTAAAACGATCCCGCTCAATTCGTACTTTGAAGCTTCTTTATTGGGAAGTAGAAAAATACGACTCAACGTTTTTTCAGAGTTGTAATAATGAGTAAACGAATCCGATTCCAAATTTAAAGGAACAAATTCTGAACTCGTAATATTTCTGGGTTTAGTCTCGTTTGTTCGGATTTTAAGCGTTCTTCCCGCGCGAATGTTATTCGATTTCAGACGATTGTCTTTTCTAATATCGGCTACCGAAACATTGTATTTGTCAGCAATTGTCGAGATCGCTTCTCCTTTTTTGATCT
It includes:
- a CDS encoding MBOAT family O-acyltransferase; amino-acid sequence: MITIDSINNWFIQNFGAITPEQVQSWFIYNPEEKLLFNTGLFLGLFLVFYFVYAFLRKTFYLRLTYVILFSLFFYYKSSGIYFLLLLLSSVVDYGLSQIIYREAKDSTKKIYLVISVILNLGLLGYFKYMNFMIVTFNDMFHGNYELHDIFLPVGISFYTFQSMSYIIEIYREEIKPTKNYIEYLFFVSFFPQLVAGPIVRAKDFLPQIYQKLNLTREDVNNALFLIIGGLIKKTVISNYISINFVDRVFDTPMNYTSFENLMASYGYAIQIYCDFSGYSDMAIGIALLLGFKLPANFRTPYKSTSITDFWRRWHISLSTWLKDFLYISIGGNREGTFAGFLFPSLFFFGLLLWGISNINESFIPLGIAIGALVLFCLTFLLSKKKNQTLVTNFNLFTTMLLGGLWHGAGAQFIVWGALHGLALAVHKIFMEFFPPKKEGKGSGFLWKFFSIVITFHFVVFCWIFFRARDFETALQVINNIGQLTFEPEHWQAIIIGYKNVFLLMLFGYVWHVLPEAITSKMKLVFDKTPLIGKAIILGFTYWIVYATAVAGSQPFIYFQF
- a CDS encoding GDSL-type esterase/lipase family protein, coding for MMHKADTAAVDSFSGDRIYNAEVLVPFFLKLKSNESQNSQKINMVHVGDSHIQSDLMTNEIRKKLQQKFGNGGRGLVFPYQLAKTNGSYNERFRSNRGWESYRNIHPVKNVPVGLSGIALWRDNGGFAVELNVKDAAYNFNTIKIITPQNQNMFDLAISSQTKTIQSTERKVITHKIKKGEAISTIADKYNVSVADIRKDNRLKSNNIRAGRTLKIRTNETKPRNITSSEFVPLNLESDSFTHYYNSEKTLSRIFLLPNKEASKYELSGIVLERDTPGLIYSSIGVNGAKFSDYNKYPLFFEQLKALHSDLIVLSLGTNESYDHMEASAYIKELRDFIKNVKEHNRTVSILVMTPPPSLLKARRPNVYIRDYAKSIIEIAKTDGFAVWDLYDELGAMEGIRGLKSSGLIGPDWVHYSKKGYEKQGDLFAEAFLKAYDNFKLKN